Sequence from the Methanosarcina siciliae T4/M genome:
GGTTTACACTTAACGACCTTGTTTCTTACAACTACAAACACAACGAAGCCAACGGGGAAAATAACAGGGATGGGACTGACAATAACCTGAGCTGGAACTGCGGGGTTGAAGGAGAGACCGAAGACCCGGAGATCGAAGCCCTGCGGGAACGGCAGATCAAAAATTTCACCTCTATCCTGCTGCTTTCCGTAGGGGTTCCGATGATTTCCATGGGGGATGAAGTCAGGCGGACCCAGAAGGGCAATAACAATGCGTACTGCCAGGACAATGAGACCGGCTGGTTTGACTGGGACTTCGTAGAAATAAATCGTGATATGTTCCGTTTCTGGAAAATGATGATCGATTTTCGGAAACGCCATACTACTATTCTTCGCCCACGTTACTTTACGGGTAAGGAAAACGAACGGGGGCTAAAAGATATTTCCTGGCACGGCTGCAAGCTCAACAGTCCGGGCTGGGACGACCCTTATGCCCGAGCCCTTTCCTTTACCATGGGAGAACCCGGTGACGAAGAAGACATCCATGTTATGATGAACATGTACTGGGAACCTTTAGAATTTGAGATCCCAGGACTCAGAGAGAGAAACTGGTACCGGACAGTTGACACTTTCCTGCCTTCTCCTCAGGATATTGCCGGAGCAGGAGAAGAAGTCCAGGTAAATGGAAACAGCTACCCTGTTCAGGGAAGAAGCATAGTCGTGCTGATTTCAAAGTGACCATCTGAAAAAGCAGGTTCACCATTTGTTCTCTTAATCTGCTGTTCTTTTATACGCCTCGATAACATCCTGAACCGACTCGAAGATATGGTCCCTGCCAATCATTGTGCTTATACCATCTCTATCAAGTTCATTCATAACAGGCTGCACTACGTCACTTAATATGAGAGTGATATTCATTTGTTGCAACTGGTTGTATACATTTTTGAGTGTCTCTACAGCAGTGAAGTCGATATCTCCTATGTTCGTTGCGGAAATGCAAAACCATTTAAGTGAGCCATTTTTCTTGGCAAGTGCAATTATTTCTTTCATGAAGCGGTTTTCATTAGCAAAGTAGAGGTTTGAGCCAAAACGGTAGATCAGCAGGCCTTCGACAGCTTGCTGGCCTTTTTCAAGTGGAACTGTCCGCATGGCTCCTCCGGGTTTTGGAACAAGTA
This genomic interval carries:
- a CDS encoding STAS domain-containing protein, with the translated sequence MNALHRQRPVEFNVALITAMTVVVIGVEQGIGIAIVLSVIAHLRHSYRPLNLLLVPKPGGAMRTVPLEKGQQAVEGLLIYRFGSNLYFANENRFMKEIIALAKKNGSLKWFCISATNIGDIDFTAVETLKNVYNQLQQMNITLILSDVVQPVMNELDRDGISTMIGRDHIFESVQDVIEAYKRTAD